The genomic interval GTCTTGGGTTCGATTCCTGCTTGCTGCAGTTTGCTTCCAATATTAATTTGGGATTTGGGTTCGAGTCCTATCCAGTTCCAATAAGCttccaataataataataattggaaataattaaaaaagataataataataaagattattttttttgcattacatacggataaatccatatgtaattacatacggatattacatacggatttttccgTATATAACGCTTACCTACGACAgttttacatacagatttttgCTCGTAtgtaatccgtatgtaaaccaATTTTACATACGGACTTTGGGCcttacatatggattttggctgtatgtaattccaatttttcttgtagtgtttgctTTTGCCATCGTCGCGCCTTTGCCCACTCCTTCCACTCCTGGAGTCGCGATCCCTCTCGCTTCCGTCCAACCGTCTCCCACCCCACTCCCTTAAAAGGGTAAAGCGGTGGTGATCGAATCAGACGAGAACTCTGCCGAGGGGTCAATCTCTAAGAGGCCAAAGCCTACACCGATGATGGTTTCCCATTCCTCTTCTACAGGTTGCTCGGTTTCGCCCCTGGTCATACGACCATCGTTCCCTTGCTCCCTGACCTTGGTGGGACGAGCGCTTCTCCGACTCCTCCTGCCCCCGAGCTGCCCCTTGTCCTTCAGCATGTCCTTAAAGGCTTCCAACTAGGGGTGACTGTGGACTTAGATGAGGTCGTTCTGAGGGAAAGACTGGGCTTCAATTTTGGGGCTCTTCTTGCTCAGTCTAACGCTTTTCTAACCAGGCCTGAACCGAGGGTAGTAGAGGCCAAGACTGAAGAGGAAACGTCCCTGCTGGCTCGTTCGTTCGCTGCCGGTGAGATTGCGCTGAAACAGGAGTTGACCCGCCTTCGCCGTTCTGAAAAAGATCTTTCTAAACAACTTCACATCAAGTGTCGAGAGGTTGCTGAGCGGGAGGCAAGAGTTTTGCCCTTGCGAATTCGGGTCTTCGAGCTAGAAGAGGTTGTTGATGTGTCCAAGTCCAAGATTGCGGGGCTTGAAAGAAGGTCCATCAGTCAAGAGGTGCAGTTGGGTCAAGTGGAGGCCTAACTTCTTCAACAAGTTAAGAGGTTTGAAAAAGCTGAGGCTGAGCTGACCGAAGATGTTCTTGATGCCTATGACACGGGATTCGAATAGGCCCTCGCTCAAGTTGCTTATGCACATCTTGGGATGGATACTACGCCTTTCACGACATCAAACCGTGTCGCAAACGGGCAAATCGTTCCCAGGGTCTTTCCTTAACTTGGATTTGGTTGTCAGACAAACAATTTATTATCTGCTCAAAACTTTACTTTCTCGAACATATAGCTGCTTTTATTTCCTTAAATCGAAAATTGCTCTTTGCCTTGCTTAATTGCTAACTCATGGTGCCTAGCACCAAAACGTTTCTTTTAGCGTTCTGTTGTATGTTCCCCTCATCGTGAGGAGGGGTTTTAACTGTGAACTAGGTTGTCCCTCCTTGGCGTTCTTTCTTAAAAGGAGAGGTGTTCTTTATGAACCTACTTATCTACTTTCGAGGCCTCTAATCGCAAGGGGAACAAACTCtcaactgacctcagcttcgctcaaaGGTGcggaggatttatctggtgaTTTATTTCGTTTTACCTTGGCGTTTTCACTcaagaggggaggtgttctcttacgaacctacctctccgccCATGAGACTTCTAACATGAGGAAAACAAATTCTTAACTGACCTCGGCTTCGCTCAAGGGCAAGGAGGATTTAACTAACAAACTATCAACTAACCTCGACTTCGCTCAAAGGCGGGGAGAATTTAAATGGTGAACTGTTTCGTTTGACCTTGGCGCTTTCACtcgagaggggaggtgttctctcacgaacctacctctccgctCACGAGGCTTCTAACGCAAGGAAACAAGTTttttaactgacctcagctccgctcaaaggcgaggaggatttatctcgCGAATTGTTTCGTTTAACCTTAGCGTTTTCACTcaagaggggaggtgttctctcacGAACCTACATCTCCACTCACGAAacttctaacgcaaggaaacaagttttttaactgaattgtacataactcgagaaaatatttcaatcgaAATTTGTttggtgacctcgttaaaaaacccttataagggaaaaagagtgtcccttAGTACCATGTACAACGTTActgcttaactgaaataaaacttgaaatCGGCCGTGTTCCATGTGCGAGGAATTGGGCCTTTGCTTAAATGTCTCAAGTCTGCTTGCTTTGTCCTGTGGACTTCTGTTACTCTGAAAGAAACGGTCCATAGGGAGAGACCTAACGTGAAACCAGCGAGGCTTCCTGCTCTGGTACCTGGTGTCTTTCTTCAGGTCCTCGACATACTCTGCTTCCCCTGTGTATAAGTTTTTGAACAAGGACTGAACTGATCGTCTGACCGATCATCACTGGGTACCAACTAAGCGATGTGCTTGGCTGTGGTTTGCACAAGATTGGAGGGCTGGCTAAGTACCCCTTCAACCTGATGAGCGCCTTTCTACGCTCTTGGTAAGGGAGGTCGCCCCCTCCTCCAACTGGTGTAAATCCAGACAAGATAGACACGTGCCTTTCTAGGTTTGTCTCTGTACCACGCTCAATGAGCAAGGAACCCAGAGGCTTCACTGATTCTCTCTTGAACACCTCGGGGTCCGGTTTCAGCCTGCATTCTGCTATCTTTTCCACCATGGAGACCTTATCTCATATCTCTCTTTTCCCAAGGTTGCCAAACAGATCAGATTTGGTCTCGCGGGCGATTTCTGCTACGGTCCTATCGGGTTTGGCGCGACTGAACCTGGGCAGGGGGACTTCCTCAGTGTACGGTGGTCCACTAGTGACCATGGATACCCCTCTCCTTGTTTTGAGGTTGTTCTCGTAGCATTTCTTGGCCTCCTTCTGGTCTGTTTTGATTGTAATCACCTTTCCTGCTaagtccggtagcttcatcttcatgtggcttGTCGACGACACCGCCCCTAACCTATTCAACGTTGGTCTACCCAACAACATGTTATAAGCAGAGGAGGAATTGACgacaaggtacctgatgttCTCCGTACGTGATGCGGTGCCATCCATGAAGGTGGTCCTCAACTCTAAGTATCCGcgcacctctacctggtctCCTGCGAAATCGTAGAGACAACCACCATAGGGCCTCAACATGTCGGGGGATagttgcagcttgttgaaagtcgtccagaacattacgtctgccgagcttccctgatcTACTAGCAcacggtgcaccttccttcctacGGTTACCGCTGAGATCACCACTGGGTCATTGTCATGGGGAACAACGTCCTCTAGGTCTACCTTGGTGAAGACCAGGTCGACGTCGAAGGCGTCGTCGGTCCTTTGTGCTTCTATCGACATCACCGTTTGTGCGTATCTTCTTCGTTGAGAAGCAGTACACCCTCCTCCCGAGAATCCTCCAGCGATAGTGTGAACCTCACcctgcacagggacttcatgcccCGGGCCACCCCCTGTTGCCGCCATGTCTTCGGTACCCTTTTTTTCTTGCAAATAGTCCCTTAGGAGACCGTTCTTCACCAACTCGTCTAGCTCGTGTCCTAGCGCTAAGCAATTGCATATGGGATGGCCAaatgcttggtggaactcacaccaggcgttcttgttgggcccgagCCTATTGTTGGTCTTGAGAGGTACCTTCAGCCTCTCAGCTACGTTTGGCACGTTATCTCTCTCGCACCCCCTTGCATTAGGCTTTCTTGGTTGATAGGGTTGTTGCTTCACGGGGGTCTTCATCTCTGTCGTTGCCTCGTGCACCCTTAGGGTTTGAGGACGACCTGTCGCGTGCGGTCACGTGGGAACCACGCATGTGCGCTTTTCACTAACTTCTTCCTCCGCCGCAATATGAGCCACTACACGGTGCCTTATCTCGGCGATGCTCTTTGGATGGTTTCGGATGAGTGACTCGCTGAAAGGTCCTGGCACAATGCCCTTCCTGAACGCGTGGACCATCATCTTTTCGTCTTTGAGGTTCAACCTTACCACCTGTGCTCCAAAGGGGTGGAGGAACTCCTTCAAAGACTCTCCTTGATACTGTCTTATATCGAAGAGGTCGTAGGAGACGGATGGGGGAGCCCGATTCGTGATATATTGTGCCCTGAACAGCTCTGTGAGTTGCGGGAACGACGTTACATGACCATCAGGGAGACTGATGAACCAGTCTATCGCTGTTCCCGccagtgtgctcatgaacagcgTGCACCTCACCGCGTCGGACCCCCAACCAGCATCATCTATGTATGGAAAGCCGTGAGGTGGGCCTCTAAGTCTTCTGTACCAGTGAAGGTCACCTTGGGCCCTACGAGCGTGACTGTTATCGCTGCATCCATGATCTCTTGTGAGAACGACGTTGGAAACTCTCTGGGTGGTGTCACAGGTTCCTGATCTGCACCCTCACGCTCACCTGCGCGAGATTGCAGATCTCTGGCAGTTCCTCGTTTGAACGGCGTAGTTCTTCGCTCGTTGCTTGCGACGCTACCAAGTCAGCTTGGATGCGTTCTTGGTTTGCTCTCGACGCGGCCATCTCTTCCTGAAGGGCTCGCATCGCCTCCATAACCTGTTGCAAGGTGAGGCCCTCACCCCCGTTTGGTGCAACAGGTCCTTGCCTCGTACTTCTCATCTCTTGGATCTTCCTGGTTCTTGCTGGTGGGATAGCGTTTTGTATTGTGCCCCACTGTGGATAGCAAATGTTCTGGTCGGTTGACTCGAAGTGCCTTCGTGTGCCTATGTCATTCTCTCGTCCAGAATCTTTGCGATCGcactgttagaatgtatggctttaaactagagggggggtgaatggtttaaagaaggatttcgaaaacttttaagccttgaataaTTGCTTTGAGAATATCTtgataaataaatcaattttcagaacacaaagcaaaaagcacagcaccagaaaaacaatcggttgtttcacaaaaacaatcggttgtttataccagtttacaaatataaaaaactgaatttaaagagttaagggatagagaaaatgcacacagagatttatactggttcactctaaacccagagctacatccagtcttctcagaaaccactgaggaattccactaagcaatcaaacctagatcacttacaccacaaccaaagaagtgaccttgttcccctcaagacacacacttctcttggtcaacacaccaacactaagaatgctgatcttaatcccctcaagaacacacagaacttcttagcaaacacacaaggtttctttcaacagatacaaggattacacttgttacaaaagcaaatatgaaatcaatacaagagaaaatcctagctcacactctttgatcaatctcaatctctaagcaatctgaacttttcaaaaactcaaaatttGTGTACTTGTaaaacccaaatctgttttactgttttatatcaaagttgttgtttgttatcaaatcttaacaaactgtTAATTtcctttaaagattggtcaaagcattaaaaactggagcgtaagcagttagaaaatcatttaatgcttagtcaaagtacaaaccatttttctattatggtaccaaaacaaacaatcggttgtttccttgaatcaatcggttgttttggttttaacagctcaaccatttgaaaaaaaaatttcaaccttttctaaaaacacctaactataaaacaatcggttgttttgacaaaacaattggttgttttgacaaaacaatcggttgtttttcacttagtttgaaaaacacttttcttttaaaaagtttgagaatgcctatgctttggattcaatcaatgattggattacaatactcaatctaccccaaatcctatctaagacagctcagcaacagcaagcacaacctagccttcaacatccttcaaagggtttggattcttcaaggcttgaacaccacttggttcaacacgcACGTGTTGTTTCTGTGATGAatgcctgaaaacacaaagacaaggggcgccctagaggtcgtttgcactccgacgctcaagtcagtattagggttAGGAAACACCGAAACTGTGCAACTATCACTCTGTGTGTTTAAGCGGCgcaaatgaatagcgtaccttgCCAAGTTTGTTA from Phaseolus vulgaris cultivar G19833 chromosome 1, P. vulgaris v2.0, whole genome shotgun sequence carries:
- the LOC137815768 gene encoding uncharacterized protein, yielding MKTPVKQQPYQPRKPNARGCERDNVPNVAERLKVPLKTNNRLGPNKNAWCEFHQAFGHPICNCLALGHELDELVKNGLLRDYLQEKKGTEDMAATGGGPGHEVPVQGEVHTIAGGFSGGGCTASQRRRYAQTVMSIEAQRTDDAFDVDLVFTKVDLEDVVPHDNDPVVISAVTVGRKVHRVLVDQGSSADVMFWTTFNKLQLSPDMLRPYGGCLYDFAGDQVEVRGYLELRTTFMDGTASRTENIRYLVVNSSSAYNMLLGRPTLNRLGAVSSTSHMKMKLPDLAGKVITIKTDQKEAKKCYENNLKTRRGVSMVTSGPPYTEEVPLPRFSRAKPDRTVAEIARETKSDLFGNLGKREI